From Streptomyces sp. CMB-StM0423, a single genomic window includes:
- a CDS encoding enhanced serine sensitivity protein SseB C-terminal domain-containing protein, giving the protein MDQLVRQVAPGRYDAYEALLAALAAGQVWMLLWQGRPDSPDAQYGSMQVEGHAYAPCFSSDRELAASGWAGAHEPVAGAEIAAALYPDRWGLWLDPHAAGGGVGVPWLDLRRVATGLDRLPAGPLRIAEPVVDVAQFYALLGQTAHRTPAVRTLCRAWVQPVLGEPYLAIGIDLYDTGAQSVAAAQSMMQESVAAVPPGLAVSTVALADDHDPVAMWMRANSRPFFDRGAYGGGPAAPPAGYGYPPPHSAGGAPQSGWQPGPAPQY; this is encoded by the coding sequence GTGGACCAGTTGGTCCGCCAGGTGGCTCCCGGCAGGTACGACGCGTACGAGGCGCTGCTCGCCGCGCTGGCCGCCGGGCAGGTGTGGATGCTGCTCTGGCAGGGCCGCCCCGACTCGCCGGACGCGCAGTACGGCAGCATGCAGGTCGAGGGCCACGCCTACGCGCCCTGCTTCAGCTCCGACCGCGAGCTGGCCGCCAGCGGCTGGGCCGGCGCCCACGAGCCCGTCGCCGGGGCGGAGATCGCCGCCGCGCTCTACCCCGACCGCTGGGGCCTCTGGCTCGACCCGCACGCCGCCGGCGGCGGCGTCGGCGTCCCCTGGCTCGACCTGCGCCGGGTGGCCACGGGCCTGGACCGGCTGCCCGCGGGCCCGCTGCGGATCGCGGAACCGGTCGTGGACGTCGCGCAGTTCTATGCCCTGCTGGGCCAGACCGCCCACCGCACCCCCGCCGTGCGCACGCTCTGCCGCGCCTGGGTGCAGCCGGTGCTCGGCGAGCCGTACCTCGCCATCGGCATCGACCTGTACGACACGGGCGCGCAGTCCGTCGCCGCGGCGCAGTCGATGATGCAGGAGTCCGTGGCCGCCGTGCCCCCGGGCCTGGCGGTCTCCACGGTGGCGCTCGCCGACGACCACGACCCGGTGGCGATGTGGATGCGGGCGAACTCCCGGCCGTTCTTCGACCGCGGCGCCTACGGCGGCGGCCCGGCCGCCCCGCCCGCCGGCTACGGCTACCCGCCGCCGCACTCCGCGGGCGGCGCCCCGCAGTCCGGCTGGCAGCCGGGACCCGCCCCGCAGTACTGA
- the gcvH gene encoding glycine cleavage system protein GcvH, whose product MNNPEHLRYSKEHEWVATDDGVATVGITAHAANALGDVVFVQLPDVGAAVTAGEPCGELESTKSVSDLYAPVTGEVTETNQDVVDDPALVNSGPYQDGWLFRVRVSAEAADLMSAAEYTAFTAG is encoded by the coding sequence ATGAACAACCCTGAGCACCTGCGCTACAGCAAGGAACACGAGTGGGTCGCGACCGACGACGGCGTCGCCACCGTCGGCATCACCGCCCACGCCGCGAACGCGCTGGGCGACGTCGTCTTCGTCCAGTTGCCGGACGTGGGCGCCGCGGTCACCGCGGGCGAGCCCTGCGGCGAGCTGGAGTCGACGAAGTCCGTCTCCGACCTCTACGCGCCGGTGACCGGGGAGGTCACCGAGACCAACCAGGACGTCGTGGACGACCCGGCGCTGGTGAACTCCGGGCCGTATCAGGACGGCTGGCTGTTCCGGGTGCGCGTCTCGGCCGAGGCCGCCGACCTGATGTCCGCCGCCGAGTACACCGCGTTCACCGCGGGCTGA
- a CDS encoding enhanced serine sensitivity protein SseB gives MSFDYRSPQPPATGGFPGNELEEVLAASLGNPQAAPRLLEVLGRSSLWVPLPGGGGPDSPTLPVPTTEIGGAPYVPVFSSQEEFLRVTGSHMSFTVAPAREFARGLPPQVGIAVNPGGTVGVPLPPAAVAELCRDRGAPRLPGEARGGRVRLFTPDWQDDPVDFLSVAREEFERIGVVRSARRGLASVEGGAEQLYIGVELLDTYDESRQATVEALGRALGAQPVPWKVQLVFLDAAVDPVITWMRAKVEPFYIRVG, from the coding sequence ATGAGCTTCGACTACCGCTCCCCGCAGCCCCCCGCCACGGGCGGCTTCCCCGGCAACGAGCTGGAGGAGGTGCTCGCCGCCTCGCTCGGCAACCCGCAGGCCGCCCCGCGGCTGCTGGAGGTGCTGGGCCGCAGCAGCCTGTGGGTGCCGCTGCCCGGGGGCGGCGGGCCCGACAGTCCCACGCTGCCCGTGCCGACGACCGAGATCGGCGGCGCGCCGTACGTGCCGGTGTTCTCCTCGCAGGAGGAGTTCCTGCGGGTCACCGGCTCCCACATGTCGTTCACCGTCGCGCCGGCCCGCGAGTTCGCCCGCGGGCTGCCGCCGCAGGTCGGCATCGCGGTCAACCCCGGCGGTACGGTCGGCGTGCCGCTGCCGCCGGCGGCGGTCGCGGAGCTGTGCCGGGACCGCGGGGCGCCGCGGCTGCCGGGGGAGGCACGCGGCGGCCGGGTGCGGCTGTTCACGCCGGATTGGCAGGACGACCCGGTGGACTTCCTGTCGGTCGCGCGGGAGGAGTTCGAGCGGATCGGGGTGGTACGCAGCGCGCGCCGGGGGCTCGCGAGCGTCGAGGGCGGTGCGGAGCAGCTCTACATCGGGGTCGAGCTGCTGGACACGTACGACGAGAGCAGGCAGGCGACGGTGGAGGCGCTGGGCCGGGCGCTCGGCGCGCAGCCGGTGCCGTGGAAGGTCCAACTGGTCTTCCTCGACGCCGCGGTGGACCCGGTGATCACCTGGATGCGGGCCAAGGTCGAGCCGTTCTACATCCGGGTCGGCTGA
- the gcvT gene encoding glycine cleavage system aminomethyltransferase GcvT, which yields MTTESPAPRRTALDATHRALGATMTDFAGWDMPLRYGSEREEHVAVRTRAGLFDLSHMGEIAVTGPQAADLLDYALVGRLSAVRPGRARYTMICREDGGILDDLIVYRLADEEYMIVANAANAQVVLDALAGRAAGFPGAGVRDDREAYALIAVQGPKSPAILGRVTDADLAGLKYYAGLPGTVAGADALIARTGYTGEDGFELFVRPADAAAVWAALTAAGADDGLVPCGLSCRDTLRLEAGMPLYGHELTTALTPFDAGLGRVVKLDKPGDFVGREALEQAAERAAAEPPRVLVGLVAAGRRVPRAGYGVVAGGRRIGEVTSGAPSPTLGKPIAMAYVDAAHAGPGPSAATGVGVDIRGSHEPYEVVALPFYKRS from the coding sequence ATGACCACTGAGAGCCCTGCACCGCGCCGTACCGCGCTCGACGCCACGCACCGCGCCCTCGGCGCCACCATGACCGACTTCGCCGGCTGGGACATGCCGCTGCGCTACGGCAGCGAGCGTGAGGAGCACGTCGCGGTGCGCACCCGCGCCGGCCTCTTCGACCTCTCCCACATGGGCGAGATCGCCGTCACCGGCCCGCAGGCCGCGGACCTGCTGGACTACGCCCTGGTGGGCCGGCTGTCCGCGGTGCGCCCGGGCCGTGCCCGGTACACGATGATCTGCCGCGAGGACGGCGGCATCCTCGACGACCTGATCGTCTACCGGCTCGCCGACGAGGAGTACATGATCGTCGCGAACGCCGCCAACGCCCAGGTCGTCCTGGACGCCCTCGCCGGGCGGGCCGCCGGCTTCCCGGGCGCCGGGGTGCGCGACGACCGGGAGGCGTACGCCCTGATCGCCGTGCAGGGTCCGAAGTCGCCGGCCATCCTCGGCCGGGTCACCGACGCGGATCTGGCCGGCCTGAAGTACTACGCGGGTCTGCCCGGCACCGTCGCCGGCGCGGACGCGCTCATCGCCCGTACCGGCTACACCGGCGAGGACGGCTTCGAGCTGTTCGTACGCCCCGCGGACGCGGCGGCCGTCTGGGCGGCGCTGACCGCGGCGGGCGCGGACGACGGCCTGGTGCCGTGCGGGCTCTCCTGCCGCGACACCCTGCGCCTCGAGGCCGGCATGCCGCTGTACGGGCACGAGCTGACCACCGCGCTCACGCCCTTCGACGCCGGCCTCGGCCGGGTCGTCAAGCTCGACAAGCCCGGCGACTTCGTCGGGCGCGAGGCGCTCGAACAGGCCGCCGAGCGCGCCGCGGCCGAGCCGCCGCGGGTGCTGGTCGGCCTGGTCGCCGCGGGCCGGCGGGTGCCGCGCGCGGGGTACGGGGTGGTGGCCGGCGGCCGGCGCATCGGCGAGGTCACCTCCGGCGCCCCCTCCCCCACCCTGGGCAAGCCGATCGCCATGGCGTACGTGGACGCCGCGCACGCCGGTCCCGGCCCCTCGGCGGCCACCGGCGTGGGCGTCGACATCCGCGGCAGCCACGAGCCGTACGAGGTCGTCGCCCTGCCGTTCTACAAGCGCTCCTGA
- the glyA gene encoding serine hydroxymethyltransferase gives MSLLNGSLHEVDPEVAAAVDAELKRQQSTLEMIASENFAPVAVLEAQGSVLTNKYAEGYPGRRYYGGCEYVDVAEELARERVKALFGAEAANVQPHSGASANAAAMFAVLKPGDTILGLDLAHGGHLTHGMKINFSGKLYDVAAYHVDAETGQVDMAEVERLAKERRPKLIIAGWSAYPRQLDFAGFRRIADEVDALLMVDMAHFAGLVAAGLHPNPVPYADIVTTTTHKTLGGPRGGVILSRQALAKKINSAVFPGQQGGPLEHVIAAKAVSFKIAASEEFRERQQRTLDGARILAERLLRDDARAAGVSVLSGGTDVHLVLVDLRESELDGQQAEDRLHETGITVNRNAVPNDPRPPMVTSGLRIGSPALATRGFTAADFEEVADVIAEALKPGFDEAKTAALAARVTALAQKHPLYPGL, from the coding sequence ATGTCCCTTCTGAACGGCTCGCTCCACGAGGTCGACCCCGAGGTCGCCGCCGCCGTGGACGCCGAACTCAAGCGCCAGCAGTCCACCCTCGAAATGATCGCCTCGGAGAACTTCGCCCCGGTCGCCGTGCTGGAGGCGCAGGGCTCGGTCCTCACCAACAAGTACGCCGAGGGCTACCCCGGCCGCCGCTACTACGGGGGCTGCGAGTACGTCGACGTCGCCGAGGAGCTGGCCCGCGAGCGGGTCAAGGCGCTCTTCGGCGCCGAGGCGGCGAACGTCCAGCCGCACTCGGGCGCGTCGGCGAACGCGGCGGCGATGTTCGCGGTGCTCAAGCCCGGCGACACGATCCTGGGCCTGGACCTGGCCCACGGCGGGCACCTGACCCACGGCATGAAGATCAACTTCTCCGGCAAGCTGTACGACGTCGCCGCCTACCACGTCGACGCCGAGACCGGCCAGGTCGACATGGCCGAGGTCGAGCGGCTGGCCAAGGAGCGGCGGCCGAAGCTGATCATCGCGGGCTGGTCGGCGTACCCCCGGCAGCTCGACTTCGCCGGCTTCCGCCGGATCGCCGACGAGGTCGACGCGCTGCTGATGGTCGACATGGCGCACTTCGCCGGTCTCGTCGCCGCGGGCCTGCACCCCAACCCGGTGCCGTACGCGGACATCGTCACCACCACGACGCACAAGACCCTCGGCGGCCCGCGCGGCGGGGTCATCCTCTCCCGCCAGGCCCTCGCCAAGAAGATCAACTCGGCGGTCTTCCCCGGCCAGCAGGGCGGCCCGCTGGAGCACGTGATCGCGGCCAAGGCGGTGTCGTTCAAGATCGCCGCGTCGGAGGAGTTCCGGGAGCGGCAGCAGCGCACGCTGGACGGCGCCCGGATCCTGGCCGAGCGGCTGCTGCGGGACGACGCCCGCGCGGCCGGCGTCTCGGTGCTCTCCGGCGGTACGGACGTCCACCTGGTCCTGGTCGACCTGCGCGAATCCGAGCTGGACGGCCAGCAGGCCGAGGACCGGCTCCACGAGACCGGCATCACCGTCAACCGCAACGCGGTCCCGAACGACCCCCGCCCGCCCATGGTCACCTCCGGCCTGCGCATCGGCTCGCCCGCGCTGGCCACCCGCGGCTTCACCGCCGCGGACTTCGAGGAGGTCGCCGACGTCATCGCCGAAGCCCTCAAGCCGGGCTTCGACGAGGCAAAGACGGCCGCACTCGCCGCCCGGGTCACCGCCCTGGCGCAGAAGCACCCGCTGTACCCCGGCCTGTAG
- a CDS encoding ABC transporter substrate-binding protein has translation MLAVAVSVALTVSACGGGGNDDGGDDGEGGAAANAAIEKVLNASDKKGGTLVYESADVPDSMDPGNTYYGYVWNFSRLYARSLMTYAPGPGAQAAEPVPDLAEGPGEATDGGKTWTYKIKKGVKYEDGTEITAGDVKYAVERSNYARDVLSLGPNYFAQYLDNPDDYKGPYKDKSEEGIASIETPDDHTIVFKLSQAFQEFDYLVAMTQTAPVPRDKDNGSDYQKNIVSSGSYKFESFEQDKSATLVRNDQWDPKTDKIRKQLPDKIEVRFKVNAETIDKNIEAGKTHVMFDALGVTGQTQSQLLRDKSNMIDNPTGGRLTYLAMNTQLAPFDDVNCRKAVEFAVDKDSSMRALGGEPKGDIATTALPPDVPSHEAYDDPYASEGNKGDVEKAKAALKECGKPDGFDTVLTARTERQDEIDNATAIQAALKKVGINAEIQKFPGGKYFTDFAGSRKWTEDNNAGLYMMQWGSDWPSGYGFLQQIANGGALGESGNTNISYLDDPEINKLLDDSIANPDQAARATAYAEVDKKMLETAAIVPLSYFKVLHQRSDQLTNLVVSQAFSGQYDYLNLGLK, from the coding sequence ATGCTCGCGGTTGCCGTCTCGGTCGCGCTGACCGTCTCCGCCTGCGGCGGTGGCGGCAACGACGACGGCGGCGACGACGGCGAGGGCGGCGCCGCCGCGAACGCGGCGATCGAGAAGGTCCTCAACGCCTCCGACAAGAAGGGCGGCACCCTCGTCTACGAGTCGGCCGACGTGCCGGACTCGATGGACCCGGGCAACACGTACTACGGCTACGTGTGGAACTTCAGCCGCCTGTACGCGCGCTCCCTCATGACCTACGCCCCCGGCCCGGGCGCGCAGGCCGCGGAGCCGGTCCCGGACCTCGCCGAGGGCCCCGGTGAGGCCACCGACGGCGGCAAGACCTGGACGTACAAGATCAAGAAGGGCGTCAAGTACGAGGACGGCACCGAGATCACGGCCGGCGACGTCAAGTACGCCGTCGAGCGGAGCAACTACGCCCGCGACGTGCTCTCCCTCGGCCCGAACTACTTCGCCCAGTACCTGGACAACCCGGACGACTACAAGGGTCCGTACAAGGACAAGAGCGAAGAGGGCATCGCGTCCATCGAGACGCCGGACGACCACACGATCGTCTTCAAGCTCTCGCAGGCGTTCCAGGAGTTCGACTACCTGGTGGCCATGACCCAGACGGCGCCGGTGCCGCGGGACAAGGACAACGGCTCGGACTACCAGAAGAACATCGTCTCCTCGGGCTCGTACAAGTTCGAGAGCTTCGAGCAGGACAAGTCCGCCACCCTGGTCCGCAACGACCAGTGGGACCCGAAGACGGACAAGATCCGCAAGCAGCTCCCGGACAAGATCGAGGTCCGGTTCAAGGTCAACGCCGAGACCATCGACAAGAACATCGAGGCCGGCAAGACCCACGTCATGTTCGACGCCCTCGGCGTCACCGGTCAGACCCAGTCCCAGCTCCTGCGGGACAAGTCCAACATGATCGACAACCCGACCGGCGGCCGGCTGACCTACCTGGCCATGAACACGCAGCTCGCGCCCTTCGACGACGTCAACTGCCGCAAGGCCGTGGAGTTCGCCGTCGACAAGGACTCCTCGATGCGCGCGCTCGGCGGCGAGCCCAAGGGTGACATCGCCACCACCGCGCTGCCCCCGGACGTCCCGAGCCACGAGGCGTACGACGACCCGTACGCCAGCGAGGGCAACAAGGGTGACGTGGAGAAGGCCAAGGCCGCGCTGAAGGAGTGCGGCAAGCCCGACGGGTTCGACACCGTGCTGACCGCGCGCACCGAGCGGCAGGACGAGATCGACAACGCCACCGCGATCCAGGCGGCCCTGAAGAAGGTCGGCATCAACGCCGAGATCCAGAAGTTCCCCGGCGGCAAGTACTTCACCGACTTCGCGGGCTCCCGCAAGTGGACCGAGGACAACAACGCCGGTCTGTACATGATGCAGTGGGGTTCCGACTGGCCCAGCGGCTACGGCTTCCTCCAGCAGATCGCCAACGGCGGCGCGCTCGGCGAGTCCGGTAACACGAACATCTCGTACCTGGACGACCCGGAGATCAACAAGCTCCTGGACGACTCGATCGCGAACCCCGACCAGGCGGCCCGTGCCACGGCGTACGCCGAGGTGGACAAGAAGATGCTGGAGACGGCGGCCATCGTGCCCCTCTCCTACTTCAAGGTCCTGCACCAGCGTTCGGACCAGCTCACCAACCTGGTGGTCTCGCAGGCGTTCAGCGGTCAGTACGACTACCTGAACCTCGGCCTGAAGTAG
- a CDS encoding ABC transporter permease — translation MTAPIETTGATEATPEALVEGVDKSRIEGRSLGRIAWMRLKRDRVAMAGGIVVVLLILIAALSRPIQAIFGLDPNRLNQDLVDPSLATPYGSFGGMSWDHPLGIEPRLGRDIATRILEGSWVSLLVAFGATMVAVVIGTVLGVIAGYYGKWADTIISRTMDTFLAFPVLLFAISISAALQGGAFGLKGLQLHIGVLIFVIGFFSWPYIGRIVRGQTLSLREREFVEAAKSLGARGPFILFRELLPNLVGPILVYSTLLIPTNILFEAALSFLGVGIQPPQASWGGMLSSAIDYYQVDPMFMVVPGVAIFLSVLAFNLLGDGLRDALDPKGRR, via the coding sequence ATGACGGCACCTATCGAGACAACCGGCGCCACCGAGGCGACGCCGGAAGCTCTCGTCGAGGGCGTGGACAAGAGCCGGATCGAGGGCCGTTCGCTCGGGCGTATCGCCTGGATGCGGCTCAAGCGCGACCGCGTCGCCATGGCCGGCGGCATCGTCGTGGTGCTCCTCATCCTGATCGCCGCGCTCTCCCGGCCGATCCAGGCGATCTTCGGGCTCGACCCCAACAGGCTCAACCAGGATCTCGTCGACCCCTCCCTGGCCACGCCGTACGGCTCGTTCGGCGGCATGAGCTGGGACCACCCGCTGGGCATCGAGCCGCGGCTCGGCCGCGACATCGCCACCCGGATCCTGGAAGGCTCCTGGGTCTCGCTGCTCGTCGCCTTCGGCGCCACCATGGTCGCCGTCGTGATCGGCACCGTCCTCGGCGTCATCGCCGGCTACTACGGCAAGTGGGCGGACACGATCATCAGCCGGACCATGGACACGTTCCTGGCCTTCCCGGTGCTGCTCTTCGCCATCTCCATCTCGGCCGCGCTGCAGGGCGGCGCGTTCGGACTGAAGGGGCTGCAGCTCCACATCGGGGTGCTGATCTTCGTCATCGGCTTCTTCAGTTGGCCGTATATCGGCCGCATCGTCCGCGGACAGACGCTCAGCCTCCGCGAACGCGAGTTCGTGGAGGCGGCGAAGAGCCTGGGCGCGCGCGGCCCCTTCATCCTCTTCCGGGAGCTGCTGCCGAACCTGGTGGGGCCGATCCTCGTCTACTCCACCCTGCTGATCCCGACCAACATCCTCTTCGAGGCGGCGCTCAGCTTCCTCGGCGTGGGCATCCAGCCGCCGCAGGCATCCTGGGGCGGCATGCTGAGCAGCGCGATCGACTACTACCAGGTCGATCCGATGTTCATGGTCGTACCGGGCGTGGCGATCTTCCTGTCCGTGCTGGCCTTCAACCTCTTGGGCGACGGGCTCAGGGACGCACTCGATCCCAAGGGCCGCCGATGA
- a CDS encoding AAA family ATPase, translating into MTVEQAASRERLRYPEGDIVVISGLPGSGKSTLMRRTQPPAAVRLIDSQYVRERWAQKLGTRLPYALYRPLVRVDHYARLRLAVRAGGSLVVHDCGTLPWVRWWLTRQARRYGRGVHVVVLDVPEDVARERQARRGRAVSRYAFARHRWAHRRLLDWAHAGQPAEGCDSVLVLDGEATGALRSISFG; encoded by the coding sequence GTGACGGTGGAGCAGGCGGCCTCCAGGGAACGGCTTCGATATCCCGAGGGGGACATCGTCGTGATCTCCGGGCTGCCGGGCAGCGGCAAGAGCACGCTCATGCGCCGCACGCAGCCGCCGGCCGCGGTGCGGCTGATCGACTCGCAGTACGTGCGCGAGCGCTGGGCGCAGAAGCTGGGCACGCGGCTGCCGTACGCCCTCTACCGGCCGTTAGTCCGCGTCGACCACTACGCGCGGCTGCGGCTCGCGGTCCGCGCGGGCGGCAGCCTCGTCGTGCACGACTGCGGCACGCTGCCGTGGGTGCGCTGGTGGCTGACCAGGCAGGCCAGGCGGTACGGGCGCGGGGTGCACGTCGTGGTGCTCGACGTGCCGGAGGATGTGGCACGGGAGCGGCAGGCGCGGCGCGGCCGCGCCGTGTCGCGGTACGCCTTCGCCCGGCACCGGTGGGCGCACCGGAGGCTGCTGGACTGGGCGCACGCCGGGCAGCCGGCGGAGGGGTGCGACTCGGTGCTGGTGCTGGACGGGGAGGCGACGGGGGCGCTGCGCTCGATCAGCTTCGGCTGA
- a CDS encoding L-serine ammonia-lyase has product MAISVFDLFSIGIGPSSSHTVGPMRAARMFARRLKNEGLLAHTAAVRAELFGSLGATGHGHGTPKAVLLGLEGHSPRTVDIEWAEGEVERIRGTGRLHLLGAEIGRDHEIPFDAAADLVLHRRRSLPYHANGMTLTAYDADGGTLLEKTYYSVGGGFVVDEEAVGEDRIKLDDTVLKHPFRTADEMLRRTRETGLSLSSLMLENERAWRTEAEIRAGLLEIWRVMRECVARGTSREGILPGGLKVRRRAAGEARQLRAAGDPAAHAMEWVTLYAMAVNEENAAGGRVVTAPTNGAAGIIPAVLHYAVDFVPGADDDTAVRFLLAAGAIGMLFKENASISGAEVGCQGEVGSACSMAAGGLAEILGGTPEQVENAAEIGIEHNLGLTCDPIGGLVQIPCIERNGMAAVKAITAARMALRGDGQHFVSLDKAIKTMKETGADMKVKYKETARGGLAVNVVEC; this is encoded by the coding sequence GTGGCCATCTCCGTCTTCGACCTCTTCTCGATCGGCATCGGCCCGTCGAGCTCGCACACGGTCGGCCCGATGCGGGCTGCCCGGATGTTCGCGCGCCGGCTGAAGAACGAGGGCCTGCTGGCCCACACCGCCGCCGTACGCGCCGAACTCTTCGGCTCCCTGGGCGCCACCGGCCACGGCCACGGCACCCCCAAGGCCGTGCTCCTCGGCCTGGAGGGCCACTCGCCGCGCACCGTCGACATCGAGTGGGCCGAGGGCGAGGTGGAGCGGATCCGCGGCACCGGGCGGCTGCACCTGCTGGGCGCCGAGATAGGGCGCGACCACGAGATCCCCTTCGACGCCGCCGCCGATCTCGTCCTGCACCGGCGCCGCTCGCTGCCGTACCACGCGAACGGCATGACGCTGACCGCGTACGACGCGGACGGCGGGACGCTGCTGGAGAAGACGTACTACTCGGTGGGCGGCGGCTTCGTCGTCGACGAGGAGGCGGTCGGCGAGGACCGGATCAAGCTCGACGACACCGTGCTGAAGCACCCGTTCCGTACCGCGGACGAGATGCTGCGCCGCACCCGCGAGACGGGTCTGTCGCTCTCCTCGCTGATGCTGGAGAACGAGCGCGCCTGGCGCACGGAGGCGGAGATCCGCGCCGGGCTGCTGGAGATCTGGCGGGTCATGCGCGAGTGCGTCGCCCGCGGCACCAGCCGCGAGGGCATCCTCCCGGGCGGCCTGAAGGTCCGCCGCCGCGCCGCCGGCGAGGCCCGCCAGCTCCGCGCGGCGGGCGACCCGGCGGCACACGCGATGGAGTGGGTCACCCTCTACGCGATGGCGGTCAACGAGGAGAACGCCGCGGGCGGCCGCGTCGTCACCGCCCCCACCAACGGCGCGGCGGGCATCATCCCCGCGGTCCTCCACTACGCGGTGGACTTCGTCCCCGGCGCGGACGACGACACCGCGGTCCGCTTCCTCCTCGCGGCGGGCGCGATCGGCATGCTCTTCAAGGAGAACGCCTCCATCTCCGGCGCGGAGGTCGGCTGCCAGGGCGAGGTGGGCTCCGCCTGCTCCATGGCCGCCGGCGGCCTCGCCGAGATCCTCGGCGGCACCCCGGAACAGGTCGAGAACGCCGCGGAGATCGGCATCGAGCACAACCTGGGGCTGACCTGCGACCCGATCGGCGGCCTGGTCCAGATCCCGTGCATCGAGCGCAACGGCATGGCGGCGGTCAAGGCCATCACGGCGGCCCGCATGGCACTGCGCGGCGACGGCCAGCACTTCGTCTCCCTCGACAAGGCCATCAAGACGATGAAGGAGACGGGCGCGGACATGAAGGTCAAGTACAAGGAAACGGCCCGCGGCGGCCTCGCGGTCAACGTGGTGGAGTGCTGA
- a CDS encoding ABC transporter permease, translating to MFAYLIRRLMAAVVLLFVVSAITYAIFFVLPRLAGSTPDQLAAQYIGKSPDPKTIEAVKKNLGLDDPVYIQYWDFIRGIFAGREFNFGPDPSQCNAPCLGYSFRKHVEVWPEMLDRLPVTASLAIGAAVLWLISGVTTGVISALRPGSFFDRAAMGIALAGVSLPMFFTGTVAMALFVYHWQIFPNEYTPLTDNPVRWFQGLMLPWFSLAFLYSALYARLTRAGMLETMGEDYIRTARAKGLKEPVVIARHGLRSALTPIVTIFGMDFALLLGGAVITETVFSFNGVGSWAVQSINENDLPPILGVTLFAAFFIVICNLVVDFVYAAIDPRVRVS from the coding sequence GTGTTCGCGTATCTCATCCGGCGGCTGATGGCCGCAGTGGTGCTGCTGTTCGTCGTGAGCGCCATCACCTACGCCATCTTCTTCGTCCTGCCGCGGCTCGCCGGCAGCACCCCAGACCAGCTCGCCGCGCAGTACATCGGCAAGAGCCCGGACCCCAAGACCATCGAAGCGGTCAAGAAGAACCTCGGCCTCGACGATCCCGTCTACATCCAGTACTGGGACTTCATCCGCGGCATCTTCGCCGGCCGGGAGTTCAACTTCGGCCCCGACCCGTCGCAGTGCAACGCGCCCTGCCTCGGCTACTCCTTCCGCAAGCACGTGGAGGTCTGGCCGGAGATGCTGGACCGGCTGCCGGTCACCGCCTCGCTGGCCATCGGTGCCGCCGTGCTGTGGCTGATCTCCGGGGTGACGACGGGCGTGATCTCGGCGCTGCGCCCGGGGTCGTTCTTCGACCGCGCGGCGATGGGCATCGCCCTGGCCGGCGTCTCGCTGCCGATGTTCTTCACCGGCACCGTCGCGATGGCGCTGTTCGTCTACCACTGGCAGATCTTCCCGAACGAGTACACACCGCTCACCGACAACCCGGTGCGCTGGTTCCAGGGGTTGATGCTGCCCTGGTTCTCCCTGGCGTTCCTCTATTCCGCGCTCTATGCGAGACTCACGCGCGCCGGGATGCTGGAGACCATGGGTGAGGACTACATCCGCACCGCCCGCGCGAAGGGCCTGAAGGAGCCGGTGGTGATCGCCCGGCACGGACTCCGCTCCGCGCTGACGCCCATCGTGACCATCTTCGGCATGGACTTCGCGCTGCTGCTCGGCGGGGCGGTGATCACCGAGACGGTGTTCTCCTTCAACGGGGTCGGCTCCTGGGCGGTGCAGTCCATCAACGAGAACGACCTGCCACCGATCCTCGGTGTGACGTTGTTCGCCGCCTTCTTCATCGTGATCTGCAATCTGGTGGTCGACTTCGTGTACGCCGCCATCGACCCGAGGGTGAGGGTCTCGTGA